Proteins from one Embleya scabrispora genomic window:
- a CDS encoding ABC transporter ATP-binding protein, giving the protein MVDTPAWDIAPPVFELDGVDVWAHGPAGRTDMLVGVDWTVREGERWALLGHNGAGKSTILALAGALRFPGNGAVTVLGKRLGKVDVREVRAQVGAVNAALRVPEYLTVTDYVLTGASGTVQPLYGKYGPAEHARAAELIALLGLERLARREIAVCSQGERGRARIARALMPDPRLLLLDEPANALDLPSREELLEAIDSLTREYPRLTLVIVTHHLEELPTAVSHALLLRRGATVASGPVREVMTDANLSECFGIPLTVRAEDGRWAARLRRPGREVA; this is encoded by the coding sequence GCCCGCCGGGCGCACCGACATGCTCGTCGGCGTGGACTGGACGGTTCGCGAGGGCGAGCGCTGGGCGCTGCTGGGGCACAACGGCGCGGGCAAGAGCACGATCCTGGCGCTGGCCGGCGCGCTGCGCTTTCCGGGCAACGGCGCGGTGACGGTGCTGGGCAAGCGGCTCGGCAAGGTCGACGTGCGCGAGGTCCGGGCGCAGGTGGGGGCGGTCAACGCGGCGCTGCGGGTGCCCGAATACCTGACGGTGACCGACTACGTGCTCACCGGCGCGAGCGGCACGGTGCAGCCCCTGTACGGCAAGTACGGGCCGGCCGAACACGCCCGGGCGGCGGAGTTGATCGCGCTGCTCGGCCTGGAGCGGTTGGCGCGGCGCGAGATCGCGGTGTGTTCGCAGGGCGAGCGCGGCCGGGCCCGGATCGCCCGGGCGCTGATGCCCGATCCGAGGCTGCTGCTGCTCGACGAGCCGGCCAACGCGCTCGATCTGCCCAGCCGCGAGGAACTGCTCGAGGCGATCGACTCGCTGACGCGCGAATATCCGCGATTGACCCTGGTGATCGTGACCCACCACCTGGAGGAGTTGCCGACGGCGGTCTCCCACGCGTTGCTGCTGCGGCGCGGTGCGACGGTGGCCTCGGGGCCGGTGCGCGAGGTGATGACCGACGCCAACCTCAGTGAGTGCTTCGGGATTCCGCTGACGGTGCGCGCCGAGGACGGGCGCTGGGCGGCGCGGCTGCGCCGGCCGGGTCGCGAGGTCGCCTGA